Part of the Methanothermobacter sp. MT-2 genome is shown below.
CAAGCTCCCATTTAACCGATATAAACGCCCTAGACGCCATGAAACTAGTAAGTGAAAACCTGCCCAAAACCCTTGAGGAGCCTGAAAATCTTAATCTACGTTTCAATATGATGCTAGCAAGTCTAGAAGCAGGTTTAGCATTTTCCAATGCAAGTCTTGGTCTTATTCATGCGATTGCACACAGTCTTGGGGGTAGACTAGATATCCCACATGGTATGGCGAACGCCATCCTAATAGAAGATGTTATAAAATTCAATTTCCCCGCAGCCCCCAAAAGATATAAGGATATAGCAGAGGCCATGGGACTGAAACCAAGAAGAGATGAAGTGAAGGAGGAGCTCATTTCTAGATTAAAAACTTTTAAAAGAAGAGTTGGTATTGACATGAACCTTAAAGACTATGGTATCAAAGAAGAGGATATAGATGAACTTGCAAGATTGGCTTTCAATGATCCTTGTATCGTTACAAACCCCCGCCAACCAACAATAGACAACATAAAGGAGATACTCAAAAATGCCATCAGAAAATCCTAAGGGTAGGGAGGATCTCCGCGAAGCCATAATGGGCTTCGGTGAAAAATCTGTGAGAAAAAGCTACTATCCCCAACTAAGGGAGACATTCCATAAACTCCAAAGATTTAAAGCTTTACTTGATCATACAAGGGACTTCATATTTCTAGTTGATGTTAATGGAAAAATAGTAGACGTTAACAAGTCAAGCCTGCAAAAGCTAGGATATTCAAAGGAGGATATAAGCTCTATTTTCGAAATAATCCCCACAGAATACAATGATAATTTCAGGGAACTTCTCTCAAAAAAAGAAGCTTCTATGGAAATGCCCTTACTTAAAGGGGATGGGGGCCTAATTTTAACCGAAATGAACCTAAATATAGTTAAATTCAATGGAGATAATTATGCTGTTATCGTGGCTAGGGATATAATTGGACGTAAAAAACTAGAGGAAGAACTTAGAAAATCCCTCGAAGAGAAAGAAATTTTACTGAAGGAAATGCATCACAGGAGCAAGAATAATCTGCAGATAATCTCAAGCTTGCTGAACCTCCAGGCTATGACCACAGACGCGAAAAAGGAAACATTCAAGGAAACACAAGATAGGATAAAGTCAATGGCACTTATACACGAACAATTATATCAATCAGAAGACCTTGCAAGGATAAACTTCAAGGAATACGCCGAAAAACTTATAAAAAATCTCCTTAATTCATATCCAATGGGAAAGTCTGTGACCACAAAATTAGATATTGAAAATATAACCCTAGAAGTTGACACTGCCATACCCCTAGGCTTGATCATGAACGAACTTTTAACAAACACATTGAAATATGCATTTTTCGGCAAAGACAAGGGCACAATAGAAGTTACTTTCAAAAGACTTAAAGATAACCTTGAACTGAAAATAGCAGATGATGGTATAGGATTCCCAGAAGATAAACTCCATGAAAGCAAATCACTAGGCCTTAAACTTGTTAACGTCCTAGTAAGACAACTAGAAGGGAGGCTATCCGTTAAAAGCCAGAATGGTAGCTGCTTCAAGATAATATTCAAGGGATAGAAACCATTATATGAACAAAGACAAAACTATAAAATATGGCGAAATTTACAACTAGGGAAATAAGGGACATCATAATTTCAATGCTCGTAATAGCAGGTGTTTTCTCATATGTTTTTTCAAACAAGCAAATCAACATTGCAATTTCATTATTACCCGTGAGTATCATAGCTGTTGGCATAGGCTTCGTATTCCATGAAATAGCCCATAAGTTCATGGCTATAAGATATGGTTTCTGGGCAGAATACAAACTATGGATGGCCGGAATATTACTGGCACTTATAACAGCATATTTTGGTTTTGTGTTCGCAGCACCAGGAGCAGTATATATACACGGGGCATATATCAGCCGGGAAGAAAACGGTAAAATAGCATTAGCAGGACCCTCCACAAACATCATCCTAGCAATACTCTTCCTACTTTTAGCATCATACACACCAAGCATACTAGTAACCTTAGGATCTGCTGTTAATAGTTTCATCGCATTCTTTAACCTTATACCATTCAGTGTATTAGATGGGGCGAAGATTATACGCTGGAATCCAATAGTATGGATCCTAGCCATGTTAACAGCACTCGCACTCACATTTGAAAGCTTCTTCATATTATAGAGTGATAAAAATGTTCTCTGATGTACCTGTAAAATATATTGGCTGCACACACCGGGCAAGGAACCCCTCAGAGACCATCAGATGGATCCAAGAGAAACTGCAAATGATAGGTGTCACAAGGATAACAGAAATAACACACCTTGACAGGATAGGGATACCAGTATATTCTGCTATAAGACCAACTGCAGAAGATGGTGCTGTGAGCATATACGCTGGTAAAGGAGCTACAAGATCCCAGGCCAAGGCTTCTGCGATGATGGAGGCATTCGAAAGGTACTCAGCAGAGAAAAAAAGTGCGGATTCCAAGAAGTCTGTTAGAGCCCGAGTAGATGAGATAGGTGAACATATAGACCTTGAAAGTCTTATATTGCCCCAGGGTAGTGATGTTGATGGAGAAATTGAATGGGTGAAAGCAAAAAACCTCAAAGATGAAAAGGAGGTTCAAGTCCCGGCAAACGCTGTTTACCATCCATACAATCCACCTGGAGAATGTATAAGCCTTTTCAGGTCAAATACTAATGGTCTTGCTTCTGGGAATGCTATTGAAGAAGCTATATTCCATGGGCTTATGGAATTGATAGAAAGAGATGCTTGGAGCATGTTCGAGGCTAAAAGGGGTCCTAAAAGGGAGATAAACTGTCAGGATGTTGATAATAAGATTATAGTGGAATTATTGAAAAAGTTTGAGGATGCTAAGATTGATATAACCCTTATAGACCTTACGAGTGATATTAGGATACCGACTATTGCCGCAGTAGCCGATGATGTTCTCTTGAAGGATCCTGCTCTACTAAGTATAGGTGTTGGGACTCACCTAGACCCTGAAGTGGCGGTTATAAGGGCGCTTACAGAAGTGGCTCAGAGTAGGGCGACACAGATACATGGGACGCGAGAAGATACAGTTAGGGCAATTTTCATGAGGAAGGCTGGATACAAGCGGATGAAGAGAATTAATAGGCACTGGTTTGGCGAACCTGAAGAGATAATAGAATTGGATGAGATGAAAAATAGGTCAAAGACAACTTTCAAGGATGACATTGATGTCACCCTTAAGGAATTGAAGAGGTGTGGATTTTCCGATGTATTCATGGTTGATCTTACACGCGAAGTGGAAATACCTGTGGTTAGGGTTATAGTACCTGGATTGGAAGTATTTGCTGTTGATAGCAGTCGTATAGGGGATAGGATCAAATATGAAACGGGTAATCGTCTTCACGGGTCCGTCCCTACATCCTAGAGAAGCTTCAAGGATTTTAAAAGCTGAATATCATCCTCCTGTAGGGCGGGGGGATGTTTCAAGGTTTATTAGGGAGACTGTTGATGTTATTGCAATAATAGATGGAGTATTCCATCAAGAGCCTGCAGTCGCCCATAAGGAGATAATAGAAGCGCTTAAAAGGGATGTGAAAGTGGTTGGTGGGGCTAGTATGGGGGCTCTACGCGCCTCAGAACTTGATAATCTTGGAATGATAGGTATAGGATATGTTTATAGGAAATATAAGGATGGGAGTATAGAATCAGATGACGATGTTGCAGTGGCCTTTGATCCCAAAACCCTAGAGCCACTATCAGATTCACTTGTAAGTATCAGATACAATTTCAAAAGGGCATATAAACGTGGTATAATATCAAAGGGAGAACTAGAAAATCTTATAAAAACTGCGAAATCGATATTTTATCCCAAAAGGACGTATGAGAGGATCTATAATAAATCTAATCTAGATCCAGGAAGCCTTAAAGGTTTGAGGGAATTTATAGAAAGTGAAGGTGTTGACATAAAAAAGGAGGATGCCATCAAGGTTCTAGAATATGTAAAGGAGAATCTCTTGTGAGTTTAACATCTCAAATGGAACTTCAAACAAAAATTAGACGAATCAATGACATCTTAAAGGATAAAAGGGTGATAATAGCATTCTCAGGGGGTTCGGACAGCACACTATTGGCTAAAATAGCTTCAAAGGTCTCAAAAGAAGCCATGGCCGTAACCATAGACACTGGGACATTACCAGAGGATTTTATAGAAAATGTGAAGGGTATAGCCTCTAAACTAAGAATCTCACATAGGATCATTAAAGAAAACCTCCTTGAAGATGAAAATTTCAGAAAAAACCCATATCATAAGTGTTTCATTTGCAAAGATCGGATGTACAGTCTCCTAGAATCTATAGCTGAAAAGGAAGGGTTTGATATTATAGTGGATGGGACGAATATAACAGACATCCTCGAAGATAGGCCAGGGATGATAGCAAATTATAAAAGAAAGATAAGAAGTCCACTATTGGAAGCTAAAGTAACAGAAGACGATGTTAGAGAATACCTAAAAAGAGAGAATATAATATACTATCCAAACACTACATGCCTTGCAACTAGGATAAAAGGGCCAATAACCATAGAAAAGATTAATAGGATATCCTATGCTGAGAATCTTATAAAGGATCTTACAGGTCTCCAAATTGTTAGGGTTAGAGACTTTGACGGGACTGCGGTAATCCAAACAGATGATATAAGTAAAATACTGGACATGAAACTTTTAGAATATATTAAAGACAAATTTAAATTAGCAGGTTTTAAGAGAGTCCATATAGATATAGGAGGCTATCATAAAAAAAGAGGGGAGCTTATAAAATCTAAAAAAGGTGATGAGACAATATATAAGTTGAAACTTCCTTATCCCATTGATATTGAAAAAACATGTGCTAACCTCAATATTAGATGTTCTTTAGATACTATAAAGGTTAGAATAGGTGATGGTATAGTTAAGATTTCAGAGGATGGTAATGTAACCATTGAGAAAATCCATGACAGAAAAGAGGTTGAAAGGATTCTACTAGCGATTCTAGTCTCTATAAGGAGGCTGGGAAACTATAGCACAGTTTGAATGTCTTCATCCACTTTCCTTCTGAAACTGGATATTTTACGCGCGAAACTCCTCTTATCTTCTCCTTGGAGTATGAGGTCTCCAAGGACATGGAATTCAAGATCATCTGCTTGTATGTTGTTGAATATTATCTCTATGTAATTTGCCTCCTCGAGTGAATCATTAGCTATTATACGATATTCTATTGTAAGATCCTCATGTTCTATAACATCATTTATTATCCTCTTGAGTAAGAGTTCCATCACTTCGAGGAATGTTTCAATGTATGGTAGTCTGTTCCACCAACAATATCCCCATAAAACCTTTAACTGAATTTCACTAATTGACACTTCACCCCCATTTTTCGCGGCGAATGTTATAACATCTTTCAAAGCTTTTATTCGTAGGGTGCGTTTATTCATTTAAATCAACTAGAGCTTTTATGAGATCTTGGGCTCTTAACAATCCTACTAGTTCGCCTTCAAAGTCTATGACGGGGATTTGTTCGATTTTAAATTTTCTCATTTTTTTGGCGCAATCGCTTACACTTGTGGTGTTTGTGACTGTGATTGGTTCTGTTGTGGCAACATCCCTCACTTCTTTATCTGAAAATTTGAGTTGATTTTTTATAACATAGAGAACATTTTTACTATCCCAGGTCCATCTATCTCCTTCGGTGCCTACTGAAGTGTTATGGACTGTTCTCTCAGAGACTACCTCGCTTTCATTTATAAAGTCCGTTTCTGTGAGTATCCCTGAGAGTTTTGCTTCATTGTTGATGGTGAGTAGAACCTTTAATTTGAAATATCTCATGATTTCAAATGCTATGTTAAGGGGTGTTCTATCCCATGTGGTGGGTATGTTCATTATCATATAATCGTTGACTGGAGCGTCTATACTCATTTCTGCCAGTGCACGGGATACTATATCATAGGCTGTGATTATACCCACTAGTTTGTCATCTTCAACTATGGGTATCCTTCTTATATTATTTTTTATCATCTTGGATGCTACTAATTCTACTCCGTCTTCCGGGGAAGCCACAACCGGATCCCTTGTCATTATAAGGGCTATCTGCTCTTCATCCGGGTTTTCAATAATATCTGAACGTGTTATGATACCTATAAGTTTATTGGTACCCTCTTTCACAACTGGCAACCCTGAAACGTTCTTTTTCCTCATTATATCCAGTGCTTGGGTTCGGTTTCCCGGAACTTTCACATAGTATATTTCCTTTGACATTATGTCCTTTGCTAACATTATTAACACCCGCTTGGAAAACTAGCTGGGAAAAAATCTAATGGACTACCAATACTGAGCATTTCGCAGATCTTACAACCTTTTCTGTCACACTCCCAAGAAGAAATCTGTCAAGGCCGTGTTTGCCTGACGTTCCCATCACAACAAGATCTATACCTTCCTTTTCTATCATCTTTAGGATGGAATCTGCGGGGGAGCCTTCATCTGTTTTTAGTGTGAGTTTAATATCATGGCCTGATTCTTCAACAAGCTTTTTTATTTTGTCGAGGGAATGCGAAGCCTCTTCTTCTAGGACTTCCTTGATACGTATTATAAGGTCGTCAGCTGGCAAGCCTATGAGTGTGGATGTTTCCATGACAGTTAATGCTATTATCTCCGCGCCACTTTCTTTAGCTATCCATATTGCATGTTCAGCTGCCTTGTTGGCATATTCAGAGCCGTCAGTGGGTAGGAGAATTTTTTTGTACATAAGTTCACCTCTCAACTATTCTACCTTTTATTATCACATATCTTATATTTTTCGATTGACTTCTATTAATAAGTGAGAGATATGGGTTTTTGGATAGGGATTCGGCTATTATAATATCTGCCTGGAAACCTTCACTTATGCATCCTATCTTGTGGCCAGTGAATCTGTGCATGTTAATTGTTGCCATCTTCAGAACATCCCTAGGATGGAAGTATCCCCTGTTATAGGCTCTTGTAACCTTTAATGTGTATTCCATCTCCCTTAACATGTCAGGTGCATTAAACATTACATTATCGGTTCCTAGAAGTATATTGGCATTTTTGTGGATTTCTGCTATGGGTGGTATTCCTGTTGATAGCATTCCATTTGATCTTGGACAGGCCACTATGTTAGTAGCATTTTCTGAGAGTAGCTGAAGATCTCCTGAGACGGGGTTGGTTAAATGTACAAGTAGATGGAAGCCTGCTTTTATAGCCCTTTCCACTTCACTTTTACCAGTTTTCTCTATTGAAAGTTTCTGGGCCTTGGTGGTTTCAGCCACGTGGATCGAAGCTATTTTATCCCTCTTTTCGCACTCATCGACTATTATCTTAGCGGTTTCATCGCTTATTTCCCCGAATCCACTCGGCCCTATCCCATCAGCGAATTTGAGAAGTTTTTTTATCCTATTTTTCAATTTTATCGTGTCTGGGTTTTCTTCGAGGAAAATGGGATCTCTTCCCAATATTATAGGGTTTATGGGAGAATCTTTTAAGGCGTTTTTAAGTAGTTTTATGCCTTTTATTCCTCCTTCTCTATAGTCTATGAAGGTTGTGGTGCCTGTGGATATCATCTCTATAATGGAATCTTTAATAGATTCTATGATCTCATCATCCTCTGCAACTTGAAGCATTTTGTGTTTCAGGCCATTTGGGGGTTTCACTATCTCATCTATATTTTTACCGTCACCTACATCCTTTAAGATGCTGTCTGCAATGTGTACATGTGCGTTTATAAATCCGGGGGCTATGATACATCCCT
Proteins encoded:
- a CDS encoding sensory transduction histidine kinase, producing the protein MPSENPKGREDLREAIMGFGEKSVRKSYYPQLRETFHKLQRFKALLDHTRDFIFLVDVNGKIVDVNKSSLQKLGYSKEDISSIFEIIPTEYNDNFRELLSKKEASMEMPLLKGDGGLILTEMNLNIVKFNGDNYAVIVARDIIGRKKLEEELRKSLEEKEILLKEMHHRSKNNLQIISSLLNLQAMTTDAKKETFKETQDRIKSMALIHEQLYQSEDLARINFKEYAEKLIKNLLNSYPMGKSVTTKLDIENITLEVDTAIPLGLIMNELLTNTLKYAFFGKDKGTIEVTFKRLKDNLELKIADDGIGFPEDKLHESKSLGLKLVNVLVRQLEGRLSVKSQNGSCFKIIFKG
- a CDS encoding predicted metalloprotease, translating into MAKFTTREIRDIIISMLVIAGVFSYVFSNKQINIAISLLPVSIIAVGIGFVFHEIAHKFMAIRYGFWAEYKLWMAGILLALITAYFGFVFAAPGAVYIHGAYISREENGKIALAGPSTNIILAILFLLLASYTPSILVTLGSAVNSFIAFFNLIPFSVLDGAKIIRWNPIVWILAMLTALALTFESFFIL
- a CDS encoding TfuA-like core domain-containing protein encodes the protein MKRVIVFTGPSLHPREASRILKAEYHPPVGRGDVSRFIRETVDVIAIIDGVFHQEPAVAHKEIIEALKRDVKVVGGASMGALRASELDNLGMIGIGYVYRKYKDGSIESDDDVAVAFDPKTLEPLSDSLVSIRYNFKRAYKRGIISKGELENLIKTAKSIFYPKRTYERIYNKSNLDPGSLKGLREFIESEGVDIKKEDAIKVLEYVKENLL
- a CDS encoding CBS domain containing protein — encoded protein: MLAKDIMSKEIYYVKVPGNRTQALDIMRKKNVSGLPVVKEGTNKLIGIITRSDIIENPDEEQIALIMTRDPVVASPEDGVELVASKMIKNNIRRIPIVEDDKLVGIITAYDIVSRALAEMSIDAPVNDYMIMNIPTTWDRTPLNIAFEIMRYFKLKVLLTINNEAKLSGILTETDFINESEVVSERTVHNTSVGTEGDRWTWDSKNVLYVIKNQLKFSDKEVRDVATTEPITVTNTTSVSDCAKKMRKFKIEQIPVIDFEGELVGLLRAQDLIKALVDLNE
- a CDS encoding universal stress protein → MYKKILLPTDGSEYANKAAEHAIWIAKESGAEIIALTVMETSTLIGLPADDLIIRIKEVLEEEASHSLDKIKKLVEESGHDIKLTLKTDEGSPADSILKMIEKEGIDLVVMGTSGKHGLDRFLLGSVTEKVVRSAKCSVLVVH
- a CDS encoding predicted chlorohydrolase, whose protein sequence is MLVIENGIVLKGLNLKPERVNIAIEDDKIIEISREKIPSDHKIDAKGCIIAPGFINAHVHIADSILKDVGDGKNIDEIVKPPNGLKHKMLQVAEDDEIIESIKDSIIEMISTGTTTFIDYREGGIKGIKLLKNALKDSPINPIILGRDPIFLEENPDTIKLKNRIKKLLKFADGIGPSGFGEISDETAKIIVDECEKRDKIASIHVAETTKAQKLSIEKTGKSEVERAIKAGFHLLVHLTNPVSGDLQLLSENATNIVACPRSNGMLSTGIPPIAEIHKNANILLGTDNVMFNAPDMLREMEYTLKVTRAYNRGYFHPRDVLKMATINMHRFTGHKIGCISEGFQADIIIAESLSKNPYLSLINRSQSKNIRYVIIKGRIVER